In Dromaius novaehollandiae isolate bDroNov1 chromosome 4, bDroNov1.hap1, whole genome shotgun sequence, a single genomic region encodes these proteins:
- the ZGRF1 gene encoding 5'-3' DNA helicase ZGRF1 isoform X4, whose translation MTSQEFTVLYTHQKMKKSKTWQDGILRIRTGGNKAILFDDKAQCLESIFIKSQVNAGDNLESERYLITVEAVKLNEKSSEDQPRKAETTAVNRNVIKPGGLPLRHLPVGLKRKFTGFQGPRQVEKKIPTKEDEEKATILPLSKQCQGSFPSKFYITSPLFSTICKKDADTNLSTNFHEDVYTNNDKEHESFTSLVSAPFLDICKETEKRNSDQSVVKPEHPLITEHTKTSSHVAVSQNIRSTAQIIALLKSKPAQLCREQATSDITGCHSRFQTSENVDSFHDRKSITLPGFSGNPDKGLTQNIQHQHFTKETGSDKREWNAEMLLSSAEQPCDKEVAGQRHDRKANNLSQDLQDPCSTKTLHPEKMCACMNLTDSKGQCTLVCERYREPSFSRSEGVPKPLSINRCAANDQPNSCILSESSISKMNSSEFVSSLSDISFSASPAESIAPETNPSTCREHSVANGLIEDSSVKSQNELQPRRNSETVSSDLELSADVVLTGLEVVKEELGTHGRDSGPDEQVMEINFNLLEAFDFNDTDNKDLCERDVKELVEGDMLSQGPACLKGKDAAQTVELRLHSSCEVMSRSKKEVKGLIFDGENDRNRSTGGIPLLLCDNNVGNIWRTAEDSVSPTRIEMELLDDRNKIKETSESRLNIEASTCKKDLDDCAANTINEGLIKSKDSDLLPSGTNINEGHAETNIFEKTESNSCISSSRMISAMDKRTAEEVLPLGCTKSQYIDLEHFQGTSNDGIKPGSPFPAFLQKSDTSCGSFEYIVEDQQNVFDISYKEDTIISRSAIYLLGKGHSSSEETEIGETEFENIESINSLHEACEGERIGMDCVKCTAFVENSSELPDLVNNIALLRALTEHSTALESLQKIQENSSLLYEAETSKEIFEPLVRDKAIKQLTEMSYSGSRELSSCSYLDSSGLTPLCVDNILQKPKPSILPAAPGQGDCRTFDCQPKMISSVPPASSLNPDSPICPPSRNEETIEDIQEPLIDRIIPIGTEPSECFFTWEESSYPEQCNLSRFKPTVKTRAPLVTVPATGKIPDAEVYLTDCDAVQQSVGSSVVNLRNKSAVFPISAFGPEDRNYETSVFEEHTEDGQRESIQPMSPNVTSQYRQSKWLKYQNSAQCDLISQNSDDVEVTEDIWAENILGMPLGDTGESQSSAMNKNPPGSVCLRMAKSMVGKRCANSKNRDLISERKLLSLHLSQAPLAEATQKVLSHLSCHTVTGEVQDLTVSELSFPNVDKVKYANVPKRKIAIPTVFQSHVHYKQIFTAALTEHLNIILFELSQRLHKALSKVDISFYTSLKDGQSGSKESRVPLCDHMLPAKLVVVKKEGQNKGRLFYTCDAPKAEQCSFFKWIEEVNPGQIKSRPGIVLHDVKSIGAYLRSQKISFYEGCQLLVRKAFEIQTKQFNKLKKFMNTRAKFDGDSKSKLYLKLSRKEHSSVYSKDDIWVVSKTLNFDPLDTFIASSAFFGPSSNNEVELLPLKGYCPSNWQTNMLVHALLVCNASGELTSLRNMEEYFNPLTLPLIPYLLKMNFDSEKATKKVNKRRFIPPASNLKCTMMYGLVSPEITMALARKMIQTFSLNPDQATSLIQIAGMMTSHENVKPVEEQQIFPITIIHGVFGAGKSYLLSVVILFLVQLFESSEAKDGQRPVPWKLLIASSTNVAVDRILLGLLDLGFESFIRVGSIRKIAKPILPYSLHAGSGNENEQLKELLALMKEDLTPVERIYVRKSIEQHKLGTNKAILQQVKVVGVTCAACPFSCMNTLKFPVVVLDECSQMTEPASLLPIARFQCEKLVLVGDPKQLPPTIQGSDSVHEKGLEQTLFDRLSLMGHKAILLRTQYRCHPAISAIANELFYEGILINGVSEEDRSPLLDWLPTLCFYSVSGMEQIERDNSFYNMAEAHFTVKLIQCLIASGVEGSAIGVITLYKSQMCKIQNLLSGVHSEALEIKAVQVSTVDAFQGAEKEIIVLSCVRTRQVGFIDSEKRMNVALTRAKRHLLIVGNLACLSKNRLWGRVIHHCKGWENGLQHVSQCEQQLNNILKCYSEKNNEEKDKKKEN comes from the exons ATGACTTCTCAAGAATTTACT GTATTGTACACtcaccaaaaaatgaaaaaatcaaaaaCGTGGCAAGATGGAATTCTGAGGATTAGAACTGGAGGAAATAAG gcAATCTTGTTTGATGATAAAGCACAATGTTTGGAGAGCATATTTATAAAATCTCAG GTGAACGCTGGAGATAATTTAGAAAGTGAACGTTATTTGATCACTGTTGAAGCAGTAAAGCTGAATGAAAAATCTTCTGAAGATCAGCCAAGGAAGGCAGAAACTACAGCAGTGAATAGAAATGTCATAAAGCCTGGTGGTCTGCCTCTAAGGCACCTGCCTGTTGGGTTGAAAAGGAAGTTTACA GGTTTCCAAGGGCCACGCCAAGTTGAAAAGAAAATACCAACaaaggaagatgaagaaaaagcaacaatattGCCTTTATCTAAGCAGTGTCAGGGTTCTTTTCCATCTAAGTTTTATATCACCTCTCCCTTATTTTCTACGATTTGCAAGAAGGATGCAGACACAAATTTGTCTACCAACTTCCATGAAGATGTATATACAAACAATGATAAAGAACATGAGTCTTTCACCTCACTGGTTTCCGCTCCATTTCTTGATATATGTAAAGAGACAGAGAAGAGGAACTCTGATCAGTCTGTTGTGAAGCCAGAACATCCTCTAATTACAGAGCACACCAAAACAAGCAGTCATGTGGCAGTGTCACAGAACATCAGGAGCACGGCACAGATAATAGCTCTTTTGAAGTCTAAACCAGCACAGCTATGCAGAGAGCAAGCAACTTCTGACATCACAGGATGTCATTCGAGGTTTCAGACATCAGAAAACGTAGATAGTTTCCATGACCGAAAGAGCATAACCCTACCTGGCTTTTCAGGCAACCCTGACAAAGGACTTACTCAAAATATTCAGCACCAACATTTTACAAAGGAAACTGGAAGTGATAAAAGGGAATGGAATGCTGAAATGCTGCTAAGTTCTGCTGAACAACCTTGTGATAAAGAAGTTGCAGGACAAAGGCACGACAGAAAGGCAAATAACTTAAGTCAAGATTTACAAGATCCCTGCAGTACAAAGACTTTGCATCCTGAAAAAATGTGTGCCTGTATGAATTTAACAGACAGCAAAGGGCAATGCACTCTGGTTTGTGAAAGATATCGAGAACCCTCATTCTCTAGAAGTGAAGGGGTACCTAAACCGTTATCAATTAACAGATGCGCTGCCAATGACCAACCAAATAGTTGCATCCTATCTGAATCCAGCATAAGTAAAATGAACAGCAGTGAATTTGTGTCATCCTTAAGtgatatttctttttcagcaaGTCCAGCTGAGTCCATCGCCCCTGAGACAAATCCCTCCACATGCAGAGAGCATTCAGTGGCCAATGGTCTTATAGAGGATTCATCTGTAAAGTCACAAAATGAACTCCAGCCAAGACGAAATTCAGAAACAGTGTCTAGTGACTTGGAGCTCTCTGCAGATGTAGTATTGACTGGACTTGAAGTTGTAAAAGAGGAATTAGGTACACATGGCAGAGACAGTGGTCCAGATGAACAGGTGATGGAGATTAACTTCAATTTATTGGAGGCTTTTGATTTTAATGACACAGACAATAAAGACCTGTGTGAAAGAGATGTGAAAGAGCTTGTTGAAGGAGACATGCTTTCACAAGGTCCAGCTTGCTTAAAGGGAAAAGATGCAGCACAAACTGTTGAGTTGAGACTTCATTCTTCCTGTGAAGTAATGTCACGCAGCAAAAAAGAAGTCAAAGGTTTAATATTTGATGGAGAGAATGATAGAAATCGCTCTACAGGAGGTATACCATTGCTGCTTTGTGACAACAATGTTGGCAACATTTGGAGAACTGCCGAAGACTCTGTAAGCCCCACCAGAATTGAAATGGAACTTTTGGAtgatagaaacaaaataaaagagacTAGTGAAAGTCGATTAAATATTGAAGCTAGCACCTGTAAGAAGGATCTTGATGACTGTGCAGCAAATACCATTAATGAGGGGTTGATAAAAAGCAAGGACTCTGATCTTTTGCCTAGTGGCACAAATATTAATGAAGGTCATGCTGAAACCAATATATTTGAGAAAACTGAAAGTAATTCATGTATTTCTAGCAGCAGAATGATTTCTGCAATGGACAAAAGAACTGCAGAGGAAGTGTTACCGCTTGGATGTACAAAATCCCAGTACATAGATTTAGAACATTTCCAGGGTACTAGTAATGATGGCATTAAACCAGGTAGTCCTTTCCCAGCTTTTTTGCAAAAATCTGATACTTCTTGTGGCTCATTCGAATATATTGTAGAGGATCAGCAAAATGTATTTGACATTTCATATAAGGAAGATACTATAATTTCCAGAAGTGCTATCTATCTTTTAGGAAAAGGCCATTCATCTTCAGAGGAAACAGAAATAGGTGAAACTGAGTTTGAAAATATAGAGAGCATAAATTCCCTTCATGAAGCCTGCGAAGGTGAAAGAATAGGAATGGATTGCGTGAAATGCACAGCATTTGTTGAAAATTCATCAGAACTTCCTGATTTGGTAAACAATATCGCTCTTTTAAGAGCTTTGACTGAACATAGCACAGCATTAGAAAGCTTACAAAAGATACAGGAAAATAGTAGCTTATTATATGAAGCAGAGACTTCTAAAGAGATATTTGAACCCCTTGTAAGAGACAAAG CTATAAAACAATTAACAGAAATGTCTTACTCAGGAAGTAGAGAGCTATCTTCTTGTTCATACTTGGATTCTTCTGGCCTTACG CCCCTCTGTGTGGACAACATATTACAGAAACCCAAACCATCTATTCTGCCAGCAGCACCAGGCCAAGGAGACTGTAGGACTTTTGACTGCCAGCCAAAG ATGATTTCATCAGTACCACCAGCTTCCTCACTTAATCCAGACTCTCCGATTTGTCCACCTTCAAGAAATGAGGAAACTATTGAAGACATCCAAGAGCCTCTGATAGACAGGATCATACCAATTGGCACAGAACCTTCAGAATGCTTCTTCA CATGGGAGGAATCCAGCTATCCAGAACAATGCAACCTCTCAAGATTCAAACCCACTGTTAAAACACGAGCTCCACTTGTCACTGTTCCTGCCACTGGGAAGATTCCTGACGCAGAAGTTTATCTGACTGACTGTGATGCGGTTCAGCAATCTGTTGGCTCTTCAGTAGTCAATTTACGCAACAAGTCAGCAGTGTTTCCTATCAGTGCTTTTGGCCCCGAGGACAGGAATTATGAAACCTCTGTGTTTGAAGAGCATACGGAAGACGGACAAAGGGAGTCTATACAACCAATGTCTCCTAATGTGACTTCACAATATAGACAAAGCAAGTGGCTAAAATACCAAAACAGTGCTCAGTGTGACTTGATATCTCAAAACAGCGATGATGTGGAAGTGACTGAAGACATCTGGGCTGAGAACATCCTTGGAATGCCACTGGGTGACACAGGAGAGAGCCAGAGCAGTGCTATGAATAAAAACCCTCCTGGCTCTGTCTGTCTGCGGATGGCAAAGAGCATGGTTGGTAAACGTTGTGCAAATAGCAAGAACAGAGATTTAATTTCAGAGAGGAAGTTACTTTCTCTGCACTTAAGTCAGGCTCCTTTAGCTGAAGCAACACAAAAGGTGTTAAGCCATCTGAGCTGCCACACTGTAACAGGAGAAGTCCAG gaCTTAACAGTTTCTGAGTTGTCCTTTCCTAATGTGGATAAGGTAAAATATGCTAATGTTCCTAAAAGGAAGATTGCCATACCGACTGTTTTTCAGTCTCATGTTCATTACAAACAGATTTTTACAGCTGCTTTAACAG AGCATTTAAACATAATTCTATTTGAGCTGTCACAAAGATTACACAAGGCTCTTTCAAAAGTGGATATATCATTTTACACTTCATTGAAAGATGGGCAAAGTGGGAGCAAAGAAAGCCGTGTTCCACTGTGTGATCACATGCTTCCTGCTAAGCTTGTTGTCGTTAAAAAAGAAGGTCAGAACAAG gGTCGTTTGTTCTATACCTGTGATGCCCCAAAAGCTGAGCAGTGTTCATTTTTCAAGTGGATAGAAGAGGTGAATCCAGGACAGATAAAATCCAGACCCGGTATAGTGCTTCATGATGTAAAAAGTATTGGGGCGTACCTCAGAAGTCAGAAGATTTCTTTCTATGAGGGATGCCAGCTTTTGGTGAG GAAAGCCTTTGAAATTCAAACAAAACAGTTTAATAAGTTAAAGAAATTTATGAATACACGTGCCAAATTCGATGGTGATTCCAAAAGCAAATTATACCTCAAACTGAGCAGAAAGGAGCATTCTTCTGTCTACAGTAAAG ATGATATTTGGGTTGTTTCGAAGACTCTAAACTTTGATCCCCTTGATACTTTCATTGCAAGTAGTGCTTTCTTTGGACCGTCATCTAACAACGAAGTAGAATTACTACCCCTGAAAGGCTATTGTCCCTCAAACTGGCAAACAAATA TGCTTGTTCATGCCTTGCTAGTTTGTAATGCTAGTGGTGAGCTTACGTCTTTAAGAAATATGGAGGAGTACTTCAATCCACTTACGCTACCACTAATACCGTATCTACTAAAGAT GAATTTTGATTCTGAAAAGGCTACTAAGAAAGTCAACAAAAGAAGATTTATTCCCCCAGCGTCAAACCTGAAATGCACAATGATGTATGGACTTGTCAGCCCTGAAATAACAATGGCACTAGCCAGGAAGATGATCCAAACGTTCTCATTGAACCCAGATCAAGCTACGTCATTGATCCAGATAGCTGGGATGATGACTTCGCATGAAAATGTCAAACCAGTGGAAGAACAGCAGATCTTCCCTATCACAATCATACATG GTGTTTTTGGAGCTGGAAAGAGCTATTTGCTGTCTGTTGTAATCTTGTTCCTAGTACAGCTCTTTGAAAGCAGTGAAGCAAAGGATGGCCAAAGGCCAGTTCCATGGAAACTTCTGATTGCTTCCTCCACTAATGTTGCCGTTGACAGGATACTGCTTGG TCTACTTGATCTTGGATTTGAGAGTTTTATCCGAGTGGGAAGTATTAGGAAAATTGCCAAACCAATTCTTCCCTATAG TTTACATGCTGGctcaggaaatgaaaatgaacaaTTGAAAGAACTGCTTGCTCTCATGAAGGAAGATTTAACTCCAGTTGAAAGAATCTATGTGAGGAAGAGTATTGAGCAACATAAACTAGGGACCAACAAAGCTATATTGCAACAG GTAAAAGTGGTTGGAGTGACCTGTGCTGCCTGCCCATTCTCTTGTATGAATACCCTTAAATTTCCTGTGGTGGTGCTGGATGAGTGCAGTCAGATGACTGAACCTGCTTCTCTCCTTCCTATTGCCAG GTTTCAATGTGAAAAGCTGGTCCTTGTTGGAGATCCTAAGCAATTACCACCAACTATTCAAGGGTCTGATAGTGTTCATGAAAAGGGATTGGAGCAGACTCTGTTTGATCGGCTTTCCTTAATG GGGCATAAAGCAATACTGCTTCGGACACAGTACCGATGTCACCCTGCTATCAGTGCTATAGCCAATGAGCTGTTTTATGAAGGAATTCTGATAAATGGTGTTTCAGAGGAAGACAGAAGTCCTTTACTGGATTGGCTTCCAACACTATGTTTTTATAGTGTTAGTGGGATGGAGCAA ATTGAAAGAGACAACAGCTTTTATAATATGGCAGAAGCTCATTTTACAGTCAAGCTTATCCAGTGTCTGATTGCAAGTGGAGTAGAAGGATCTGCAATTGGTGTGATTACTCTTTATAAATCACAGATGTGTAAG ATTCAGAATTTGCTTAGTGGTGTACACTCTGAAGCTCTTGAAATTAAAGCTGTCCAAGTGTCCACTGTAGATGCATTCCAAGGAGCTGAGAAGGAGATCATTGTTTTGTCGTGTGTAAGAACAAGACAGGTTGGATTCATAGATTCAGAAAAGCGAATGAATGTTGCACTGACAAGAGCAAAGAGGCATTTGCTGATTGTTGGAAATCTGGCCTGCTTAAGTAAGAACAGACTGTGGGGAAGAGTAATTCATCACTGCAAAG GTTGGGAAAATGGATTACAACATGTAAGCCAGTGTGAGCAGCAGCTAAACAACATTCTTAAGTGTTATTCggagaaaaataatgaagaaaaggataagaaaaaggaaaattaa